The following DNA comes from Cedecea neteri.
CTGGCAGTCTATCGCGAAGAAATGACTATCGTCGCACCTGCGGATCATGCCCCTATTCTCAGCGGCGCGGACGTTAATGGCGAGAGTATTTATGCTTTCCGCGCCAACTGTTCCTACCGCCGCCATTTTGAGAGCTGGTTTCACGACAGCCGGGCGATGCCGGGCAAAATTCATGAAATGGAGTCTTACCACGGGATGCTGGCCTGCGTGATTGCCGGCGCAGGCCTGGCGCTGATGCCAAGAAGTATGCTGGAGAGTATGCCGGGCAGTCATCAGGTGAGCACCTGGCCGCTGCCGGACGATAAACGCTATCTGGATACCTGGCTGCTGTGGCGCAGAGACGCCAAAACCCGCCAGCTGGACGCTTTTATTTCCCTGCTGGAAACGCCTACGCAGGTGCCTTAATTAAGCGAGAAGATCGCCATACTTATAAGCGGCGGTAACCCCGCCGTCGATCAGGATATCGCTCCCGCTGATATAGGTGCCATTTGGGCCAAAGAGAAACTCGGCCAGGGCGCCAATTTCGTCCGGCGTGCCGCCTCTTCCCGCCGGAGATTTTGCCAGCATGTTTCGGTAGAACTCCCCGCGTTCAGCGCTGTTCAGCTCGTCATAGGCCAATGGGGTATACACGATCCCGGCGCTGATGCAGTTAATTCTCGCGCCTCGTCGCCCCCATTTTACCGCCTCGGCCATGACCCGCAGCGCATTGCCTCGCTTTGACAGCTGATAGGCATACAGGCTGTCATCAATGGCTTTGACTCGCGGTAATGCCAGCAGCTGTTCCGGTGGCAACGTTGCCAGCTCGTCGGCTTCGGCCTGCGTCAGCGCGTCCACATCCAGCCGGTGGCTGGACTGCGAGCCAATCACTACCCCGGAACCTCCCGGGCTAATAACCTTCCCGAATACCTCAAACACCACCGCCGTACCGTAGAGATCAACACGGAGAATATCCTGAGCGCTCGCCTGGGAAGGTGAAAGCCCGGCGGTGTGAATCACGCCCTTCACTTCTCCGTGGCCACAAGCCAGATCCACGAGCTTTTGAATGGATTCCCGCGAGCGAACATCAACCACGGTGGTGCTGACCCGAAATCCCGCCTGCTGCAATGTTTGCTGTGCGGCCTCGCTATTTTCCGGCGTGATATCAGCCAGCAAAATATGTTTGCCGGTACCCACGCGGCGGGCAATCGCCTGAGCAATCGACCCGCTACCGATAACGACAATAACGTCCTGGGAAGAAGGCATGTTTTTTCTCCTGAATAGTGGAATGCAATAAGGCTAGCACGGCCGGATTGCTTAATAACCGCCTCCGATGCGCTAGCCTTTATGAACTGCATTCATTAATTCCGGCGAATTTTGCCCGGCAAGTTAGCGCAGCAGGACTTTACCCACCAGATAGGTCACGGCTTTGCCGCCAATCAACACCCGGTCGCCCTTGTACTGACAGCGCAGATCGCCGCCGCGATAAGAGACCTGCCGCGCCTGCAGATGCGTTTTATTCAGCTTATCCGCCCAATAAGGGATCAGCATGCTGTGCGTTGAGCCAGTAACGGGATCTTCCGGCACCGATTCGCCAGGGCAAAAGAAGCGGCTGACAAAATCGTACTCGCCTTCGCCCGGCCCGGTGATACAGACCATTTTTTCCAGCGGGATCATGGCGTTGATATCGGGCTGAATCGCCTCAACCTGCGCCTGACTTTCCAACACCACCATATAATCACGCCCGACTCGCATCTCTTTACACTCGCTGATGCCCAGCGCGGCCAGCAGCTCGGGCAGTGGCGTAATCGGCTGCGTTTCCCAGGCCGGGAAATCCAGCGTTAGCCACTCGCCGTTACGCGTCACGGTCAGCGGGCCAACAAAACGCGTGCTGAAACGGATCGTCGCCTCCGGGTAATCCAGATGCTCGAAAATAACGTGGGAAGCCGCAAGCGTGGCGTGGCCGCAAAGGTTTATCTCCCCCTGGGTCGTGAACCAGCGCAGCTCAAAGCCCTCATCCGTGGTGACAAAAAAAGCCGTTTCCGACTGGTTATGCTGCTGTGACATTTTGAGCAGCGTTTCGTCCGGCAGCCATTCGCTGAGCGGGCAAACCGCCGCCGCGTTGCCGCCAAACGTTGTGTCTGCAAAGGCGTCTACCATATAAAAGTCAATTGCTTGCATTGGCGTTACTCCTGCTTTTCATTGTTATTTTCTTCACCTCTACCATGACATACTCGCCCACGCGGCGCTGCTTTTTTTCCACCGCCCCCTGGCGCAGGCTGCAAATGAGACATAAATCACAAAATGGGTTGTGTCGTCGATCTGATGGTTTTATGATCGCCCCCATTCCTACCCCTTATTTACCTGCATATTCCCTTATGACAATTGCTACCGTTTCGCGCAAAACGGCATGGCTGCGGGTCGTCACTCTCGCCGTCGCCGCCTTTATTTTTAACACCACCGAATTTGTGCCCGTCGGCCTGCTGTCTGACATCGCGCAAAGCTTTGGCATGGAAACCGCGCAGGTCGGGATCATGCTGACTATCTACGCCTGGGTAGTGGCCCTGATGTCGCTGCCCTTTATGCTGATGACCAGCCAGGTTGAGCGCCGCCGCCTGCTGATTAGCATTTTCCTGCTGTTTATTGCCAGCCACGTGCTGTCGTTCCTCGCCTGGAACTTTACCGTGCTGGTAATAAGCCGCATCGGGATTGCGTTCGCCCACGCCATTTTCTGGTCCATTACCGCCTCACTGGCGATTCGCATGGCACCAGCGGGCAAAAAAGCGCAGGCGTTAAGTTTGCTCGCCACCGGCACGGCGCTGGCGATGGTGCTGGGTTTACCGATCGGGCGTATCGTCGGGCAGTATTTCGGCTGGCGCACCACCTTCTTCGTCATTGGCGTAGTGGCAGCCATGACGCTGTTCTGCCTGATAAAACTGCTGCCTAAACTGCCGAGCGAGCATTCTGGCTCCCTGTCCAGCGTGCCCAAACTGTTCCGCCGCCCGGCGCTGGTCAATATCTATGCCTTAATCGCGGTGGTGGTCACCGCGCATTACACCGCCTACAGCTACATCGAACCTTTCGTCCAGCAGATTGCCGGGCTTAGCGCTAACTTTGCCACCCTGCTTTTACTGCTGTTTGGCGGCGCAGGGATAATCGGCAGCGTGCTGTTTGGCAAATGGGGGAATAAATACGCTTCGGGACTGGTGTCCGGCGCGATTGCGCTGATGGCCGCTTGCCTGCTTCTCCTGCTTCCTGCCGCGCATAGCGAACTCACCCTTGCCGGACTCAGCCTGTTTTGGGGAATTTCGATCATGATCGTGGCGCTGGGAATGCAGGTTAAAGTCCTGGCCCTGGCGCCGGATGCCACCGACGTGGCGATGTCGCTGTTCTCCGGGATCTTTAATATCGGCATTGGCGCAGGCGCATTGGTGGGGAACCAGGTCAGCCTGCATATTTCCATGTCAGATATCGGCTTTATCGGCGCTGTTCCAGCCCTTATTGCGCTGGTCTGGTCCATTCTGGTGTTCCGCCGCTGGCCGGTGGCGCTGGAAGAACAGCCCCAGCCTACGCATTAACAAAAATGCCCTCATGACGAGGGCATTTGAAGTTGCTGACAAAGAGGGAATAAGCGTGGTTTTTCCCTCTTTGTGGTTATCAGCCGAAAATCAATGAATTGATTTTCCTGTTTGTTTAAATATTTACTCTATTGCCAGAAGTTTGTCAGCAGTCTGAAATCATGCGGGATAAGTTTTAATAATTTCCAGCACGCCGTTAATAATAAACTGCACGCCCATACACACCAACAGGAAGCCCATCAGGCGGGAAATCGCCTCAATGCCGCTTTTACCCACCATACGCATAATCGCGCCGGAGCTTCGCAGGCTGGCCCAAAGAATCACCCCCACCGCCAGGAAAATCAGCGGCGGCGCAACGGTAATGACCCAGCCAGGGAAGTCAGAGCCGGCCCGCACCGTAGACGCGGAGCTGATGATCATCGCGATGGTGCCTGGCCCTGCCGTGCTCGGCATCGCCAGCGGCACAAAAGCAATATTGGCTTCCGGCTCTTCGCTTAACTCTTCCGACTTGGTTCTCGCCTCCGGAGATTCATGTGCTTTCTGCTGCGGGAACAGCATACGGAAGCCGATAAAGGCGACGATCAATCCCCCGGCGATACGCAGCCCAGGAATCGAAATCCCGAAGGTGTTCATCACCACCTGTCCGGCGTAATACGCCACCATCATGATGGCAAACACATTCACCGAAGCCATGAGAGCTGTGCGGTTGCGCTGCCGGCTGTTCATGTCCCCGGAAAGCCCAAGGAACAGCGCCACGGTGGTGAGCGGGTTCGCCAGCGGCAGCAGTACCACAAGGCCAAGGCCGATGGCCCTGAGTAAATCCATCATATTTTTATCCTTTTTTTGTCCTTTATTGAGCAGCTATAGCGCAGGTTAGACTATAGCAGCCCGCAGTTTACTGACCGCTGTTGAAGCGTTTTAGCTTTTCGTGGCATCGGCTGAATCATCACGTTGACTTATACTTGCCTCGGCAATAGTATCTGCCGTGACTAATCTACTTGCCTGGGCAAACATAGTGAAAAGCACCTGTGATCTGTTTAACGAAATGATCCCCCTCGGGCGATTGATCCACATGGTGAATCAGCATAAAGATCGCCTGTTAAACGATTCGCTCTCCCCGCTGGATATCACCGCGACCCAGTTTAAGGTGCTGTGCTCCATTCACTATGAAGTGTGTATTACCCCAGTCGAGCTGAAAAAAGTGCTTTCCGTTGACCTTGGTGCGTTAACCCGAATGCTGGACCGCCTGCTGTGCAAAGGCTGGGTCGAGCGTTTGCCGAACCCCAACGATAAGCGCGGCGTTCTGATCAGGCTGACGCCAGAAGGCGTGGCGCTGTGTGAAGAGTGCCGAAACCTGGTGGGGCTTAGCCTCCATAAAGAACTTACTAAAAACCTGACGGACGACGAAGTCGATACGCTTTATCGCCTGTTGAAAAAGGTATTGCCGTAAACCTGCAAAGAGGTGAAACGATGTCCAGACGCAACAATGATGCGGTCACAATTCAAAGCATTTTGGGGTGGATTGAAGAAAACCTGGAAACCCCGCTCTCGCTGGAGAAGGTTTCTCAGCGTTCTGGCTACTCCAAGTGGCATCTGCAGCGGATGTTTAAAAAAGAAACCGGCCACTCGCTGGGCCAGTACATCCGTAACCGTAAGCTGACCGAAATCGCGCTGAAGCTCAAAGAGAGCAACGAACCGATCCTTTATCTGGCCGAGCGCTACGGTTTTGAATCGCAGCAGACGTTAACCCGCACCTTCAAGAACTACTTTTCGGTGCCGCCGCACAAATACCGCGTCACCCGTCTTGCCGGCGAAGGTAAGTACCTTCACCCGTACAACCAGTATTGCAGTTTAAACTAATGCATCACCGTCTGTTTTGCAGACGTAACCGAGGAAATATGAAAGTCATCTCCGCAGCCGCGCTCATTCTGGCGCTGGCATCAACCAACGCTCTTGCGGAGCAATCCGGCAGCTTCAACGCCACCCAGGCCAACTACGGCAATATGATCACCTGCTCCGGCAGTCAGTTGTCCAAAGGCCCGCAGCAAACCGCGGCTGAACGTTCAGAAGAGCTGGGCTCTCCGTACTACCACGGTCACTCGCGTTCGTAAGATAAAGGCTGACCCGCCCGATGCTGGGCGGGTGCCGCGAAGATCAGGATGAAGCCCGCTTCACCGAACGGCCAAAACGCAGGCCAAAGACGTTGATATACAGCCCGCCCATAATCAGCACCGCCCCCAGCAACTGCATTACCGTCAGCTTTTCATCAAGCAGCAATGCCGCGCTTGCCATGCCCACCACCGGCACCAGCAGCGACAGCGGCGCCACGCGCCAGGTTTCATAGCGCCCTAGCAGCGTGCCCCAGATACCGTAGCCCACAATGGTGGAGATAAACGCCAGGTAGATCAGCGACAGAATAGTCGTCGTATCGATGTTCACCAGACTTTGCAGCATCGTTGCCGGGCCATCCAGCAGCCAGCTTGCCGCAAAGAACGGCAGCACCGGGATCAGCGCACTCCAGACAATCAGCGACATGATTGCCGGGCGCTGTTCATGCTGCATGATCATCTTGTTAAAGATATTGCCAAACGCCCAGCTCATGCCCGCCGCCAGGGTCAGCATAAAGCCGAGCAGCGCGACGTGTTGCCCTTCGAAACTGCCCTCAATCAGCACCAGCACGCCGAAGACCGCCAGAGTGATCCCGGCCAGTTGCTTAGCCTGCAGGCGCTCGCCAAAGAAAAACGTCCCCAGAATGATGGTGAAAAATGCCTGAGACTGCAGCACCAGTGAAGCCAGCCCGGCGGGCATGCCGAACTTGATCGCGGTGAACAGGAAGGCAAATTGCCCGAAGCTGATGGTCAGCGCATAGGCCGCCAGCAGTCGAAACGGCAGCTTTGGCCGGGCCACAAACAGCAGCGCCGGAAACGCCACCAGTAAAAAGCGCAGGCCCGCCAGCATCAGCGGCGGCATATTGTGCAGCCCCAGCTTAATCACTACAAAATTTACGCCCCAAATCACCACCACCAGCAACGCCAGCAGTCCATCTTTACGCGTCATTGTCCCGCCCCTGTTTTATTATCGATTTGTAAAAAAATAAACCTTATCGCCGGCAGCAAACAGATACAGATCCCACTTTTTGTCAGGAGTACAGATGTGTTGTATCGTGCTTATGTCAGATCTGGTTGCTATACCAGGCTGATTTTTCGTGATAAATCTTTCTCGCTCTCTTACCTCTTGATCATTAAAACAGGCCGCCATGACCGCCCTCAGAAATCTGTTTGCAGGCAAACAACTTGCAACAACTGTGTTACTTATTTCTTCGCTGCTGCTGACGATCGGGCGAGGTCTGACGCTACCGTTTATGACCATTTATCTTTCACGCGAATACCATATGGCGCTGCAGGATATCGGCCTGGCGATTACCGTCGCGCTGGTGGCCGGGGTGATCTTCAGCCTGTGGTTTGGCATCCTTGCGGACAAATTCGATAAGAAAAAGGCGATGCTGCTGGCTATCGTCATCTTCCTCGGAGGCTTTGCGGTGATCCCGCTGGTGCACAATGCCGGGCTGGTGGTGCTGTTTTACTCCATTATCAACTGTTCTTACACCGTGTTCTCCGTGGTGGTGAAGGCGTGGTTTTCCGAGACGCTGGACATCAGCCTGAAGCCCAAAATCTTCTCCCTCAACTATACCTTCGTCAACGTCGGCTGGACGGTTGGCCCGCCAATTGGCACCTTCGTGGTGATGTACAGCACCAACCTGCCGTTCTGGCTCTCCGCCATGACTGCCCTGCTGCCGATTCTGATGATTGCCCGTTACGTACAAAGCCTGCCGGTGAGCCCCCGTGCCACGGAAGTGGAAGACAAGGTTCTGCCGTCGCCGCGTATGATGCTGCGCGACAAACAGCTGATGTGGTTCACGACCTCGGCGTTTTTAGGCTCAATGGTTTACGGCGCGTTCGCCGGCTGCCTGTCGCAATACGCGATTGTGATCGGCGATACTGGTCTGGCGGAAAAAGTGGTCAGCGTCGTGCTGTCGGTCAACGCCATTGTGGTTGTCGCTTTCCAGTACTTCCTGGGCAAAAACATTCGCCCCGATAACATCAAAAAGATGATGTTCTACGGCACGCTGTTTTTCGTCTGCGGCCTCGGTGGCTTTATGATTTCTGGCACTAACCTGTGGCTGTGGGGCTTGTCTTCACTGGTGTTTACCATTGGGGAACTGATCTACGCGCCGGGGGAATACATGCTTATCGACAACATCGCGCCGTCCGGGCTGAAATCAAGCTACTTTGCCGCCCAGCAGCTCGGCTGGCTTGGTGGGGCCTGCAACCCGCTGGTCACCGGGCTGTTATTGAGCTGGCTGCCGCCCTATATGCTGTTCGTGGTGCTGATGGGGACGATTGTACTGGCTTACTACGCCATTGTGATCGGCATGAATACGCCGCCCCGTCAGCCCATAACGGCCTGACGAGGCGCTGGTGATTACACGTCTTTTTCGTATTTGATAAAGCCGGACTTCTTCGCCACTTTGTCGTACAGCGTCTGCGCGGTGGCGTTGGTTTCATGGGTATGCCAGTACAGCCGCGAACTGTTGTTGGCTGCAGCGTGCTGACGTACCGCTTCAATCAGCGCCCGGCCAACGCCTTTGCCTCTCGTCTGCGGCGCCGCGAACAGATCTTCCAGGTAGCAATAATTCGTGGCAGACCAGGTGCTGCGGTGATAGAGGAAGTGAGTGAAACCGAGCATGGTGCCCTGGTCGTCAAAGGCTCCGAATCCCCACATAGGTTCGTGCGTATCCAGCATACGTTCCCAGGTCAAATCAGTGACACTGTCACCAATCTGAGCATCATAAAAGGTCAGATACCCCTGCCAGAGCGCCTGCCACTGCGCCCGGTCGCCCGCCGTTAACAGGCGGACATTCACCTTGCGAGCGGGTTCGCTTTTCTGGCGGCTAAGTACGTCGCGAATAGCCGCCAGGCCAACACGCTGTACGCCGTTAGCCATATTGTCCGCGGCAAGCCAGCGTTCAAACGCACTTTTCACCAGCGGCCATTCGCCATCGGTGATGGAGAACCAGGCCGTATCGCGGGTGCGCCCTTTGTAGATGCCCATCTGGCGGAACACGCCTTCAAAACGAAAGCCCAGACGGAGCGCCGCGCGGCGGGATGGGCCGTTCAGGCTGTCGCACTTCCACTCGTAGCGGCGGTAGCCCAGTGCTTCAAAGGCATATTTCATCAGCAAAAAATGGGCTTCCGTGGCCAGAGCGGTGCGCTGCAGCAGCGGCGAAAACACTACAAAGCCGACTTCGATACTGCCGTTGGCCGGGTCAATGCGCATCAGCGACAGCGAGCCCAGCACTCTGCCGCCGGCGCTATCCACCACGGCATAATGAAAAGCGTCCGGGCTTTGTTCTGCCCCGGCAACGTACTGCAGAAAATCAGCTTCGTTATCGAAGGGCCCGACGCTGAGATAAGTCCAGCCGCGCGCATCTTCAGCCTGACTCCAGGCCTGCCAAAGCTGAGCCCCGTGCTGCGCCGCACTCAGCGGCTCAAGGCGGCAAAACTGCCCGTTTAACGTGACGCGCTCCGGCAGCGGGCGACGCTGCCAGTCAGGAAGAGATAAGCCAATCGGCTGCTGGAAACTGTTGACGGTAAAAGACATGCTAACCTCTGGAATTCGATGGTGAATGTCGAAAACTATAGGCGCACAGAGGTCCAGCCAAAAGTACCACAATCGGTAAATATTGGCAGACCACTTATATTGCCACCAGCCCGCGGACGCCCTCTTGTTCCATAGCGCTGCCTTCCCCGCGCTGGACTATCTCCCCGCGCGACATCACCAGATACTGGTCTGCAAGCTCTGCGGCAAAATCGTAAAACTGCTCTACCAGTAGAATCGCCATATCCCCTCGCCCGGCGAGGAGGCGAATCACCTGGCCGATCTCTTTGATAATCGACGGCTGGATCCCTTCTGTCGGCTCATCCAGAATCAGCAACTGCGGCTTACAGGCCAGGGCGCGGCCAATCGCCAGTTGCTGCTGCTGCCCGCCAGAGAGATCGCCGCCCCGCCTGAGCTTCATCTCTTTTAGCACCGGAAAAAGTTGGTAAATTTCGTCCGGGACGGCCTTTGCCTCCCGCCCGGAAAAGCGCGACAGCCCCATCAGCAGGTTTTCTTCCACCGTCAGCCGGGGAAAGATTTCCCGCCCCTGTGGCACGTAGGCAATCCCGGCCTGGACACGCTGGTGCGGTTTGCGCTGGGTGATGGTTTTCCCCTGCCAGGTAATACTGCCGCCTTTCACCGGGACCAGCCCCATCAGGCTTTTCAGCAGCGTGGTTTTCCCCACGCCGTTACGCCCGAGCAAACATGTCACTTCCCCTACGCGCACCTCAAAACTGACGCCGCGCAGAATATGGCTGCCGCCGTAATACTGGTTTAGCTCATTCACCTGCAGCATATTTGCTCCTTAACGGCCAAGGTAGACCTCAATAACCTGTTCATTAGCCTGCACTTCGCGCAGCGATCCTTCCGCCAGCACCTGCCCCTGATGCAGCACGGTGACGTGGTCAGCAATGGTTTCCACAAACCCCATATCGTGCTCAACCACCATCAGCGAATGTTTCCCCGCCAGGCTGCGGAATAGCTCCGCCGTGTACTCAGTTTCGGCATCCGTCATGCCCGCCGCAGGCTCATCCAGCAGTAGCAAATGCGGCTCTTGCACCAGCAACATGCCGATTTCGAGAAACTGCTTTTGCCCGTGGGACAGCAGCCCCGCCCGCCGATGTCGCTCCCCGGCAAGCCGCAGCGTTACCAGCATGTCATCAATGCGGTCGCGCTGCTCGCCGCTGAGTTTCGCCCGCAGGCTCGCCCACACCGACTTCTCGTTTTTCTGGGCGATCTCCAGATTCTCAAAAACCGTCAGCGCCTCGAATACCGTAGGTTTTTGAAATTTACGGCCAATGCCCTTCTGGGCGATTTCAATGGGATCCAGCCGCATCAGGTCGATGGACTGGTCGTAAAAAGCCTTGCCGCTTTGGGGTTTTGTCTTGCCGGTGATCACGTCCATCAGCGTAGTTTTTCCCGCCCCGTTCGGCCCAATCACGCAGCGCAGCTCCCCCACGCCGATATTCAGCGACAGGTTGGTTAACGCCTGAAACCCATCGAAGTTAACGTTGATATTTTCCAGCGCCAGCACCGGGTCGGTCTGCTCGCGAAAGCGATCCGTGGGGTACTGGCGGGTAAACAGAGATTCGGCAGGCTGCATCATTTCTCTCCTTTGCGCAGCAGGCCAATCACCCCGTGCGGTAAAAACAGCGTCACCAGAATAAAAATCAGGCCAAGGAACAACTGCCAGTACTCAGGCACCGCCATGGTGAAGTAGCTTTTCGACCCGTTCACCAGCCCTGCGCCTAATACCGGGCCGATCAGCGTGCCGCGCCCCCCCAGCGCCACCCAAATAGCGGCCTCGATGGAGTTAGTCGGCGACATTTCGCCTGGGTTAATAATGCCCACCTGCGGCACATACAGCGCCCCGGCTAAGCCGCACAGCACCGCAGAAAGCGTCCACACCAGCAGCTTGAAGCCCCGGGGATCGTACCCGCAGTACGTCAGGCGGTTTTCCGCATCACGCACCGCCGTCAGAATGCGGCCAAACTTGCTGCGCGCCAGCCAGAAGCCAAGCCCAACGCTTGCCACCAAAAGCAGAACGGTCGCGATAAACAGCCCGATACGCGTCCCGACCGCTGTAACAGGCATCCCCAGCAGAGTGGTAAAGCCGGTAAACCCGTTATTGCCGCCGAAGCCAGTTTCATTGCGGAAAAACAACAGCATTCCCGCGTAGGTCAGCGCCTGCGTCATGATCGAGAAGTACACACCCTTAATCTTTGAGCGAAAGGCGAAATAGCCGAACACAAACGCCAACAGCCCTGGGACCGCCATCGCCAGCAGCAGCGCCCAGGCGAAGTACTGTGTGCCGGACCAGTACCACGGCAGCTCGCTCCAGGAGAGAAACGACATAAACCCGGGCAGCCCGTCGCCCGCGGCCTGGCGCATCAGGTACATGCCCATCGCGTACCCGCCGAGGGCGAAAAACAGCCCGTGTCCGAGGGAAAGCAAACCGGCATAGCCCCAGACCAGATCCAGCGCCACCGCGACGACGGCATAACAAAGGATCTTGCCGATAAGCGTCATGGTATAGGTCGACAGGCTGAGCGGATTACTGGCAGGCAATAGCGTCAGAAACGGCAGCGTCAGCAGCAAAATCACCAGCAGCGTCCCCAGCCCCAAAACCAGACGCGGCGCTTTACGTCCGAGCGTTAAAGTCAGCGGCATAGTCATCAGTCAATGACCCTCCCTTTGAGTGCAAACAGCCCCTGCGGCCGCTTCTGAATAAACAGTACGATCAACACCAGAATTAAAATTTTGCCCAGCACCGCGCCAATTTGCGGTTCGAGGATCTTGTTGAAGATGCCCAACCCGAACGCCGCCGCCACGCTCCCGGCAAGCTGCCCGACGCCGCCCAGCACCACCACCAGGAAGGAATCAATGATATAGCCCTGCCCAAGCTCGGGGCCGACGTTACCCAACTGAGACAGCGCCACGCCGCCCAACCCGGCAATGCCGGACCCAAGCCCGAATGCGAGCATATCCACACGTCCTGTAGAAACGCCGCAACAGGCCGCCATCGCACGGTTTTGCGTTACGGCGCGCACGTTCATCCCCAGCCGCGTTTTATTCAGCAGCAGCCAGGTAAACAGCAGCACCAGCAGCACAAAGCCCAGCACTACCAGGCGGTTCCACGGCAGGATCAGGTTCGGCAATACCTGCAGCCCGCCGGACAGCCAGGCCGGGTTAGCCACTTCAACGTTTTGCGCGCCAAACAGCATCCGCACGATCTGAATCAGCATCAGGCTGATACCCCATGTCGCCAGCAGCGTCTCCAGCGGGCGGCCATACAAATGGCGGATAATTGTGCGTTCAAGCGCCATGCCAATCCCGGCGGTGATCGCAAAAGCCACCGGAAGAGCAACCAGCGGATAAAGCGCCAGCCACGCCGGGGCAAACTGCTGAAAAGCAGCCTGCACGCCCCACGCTGAGTACGCGCCCAGCATCAGCATTTCGCCATGCGCCATATTGATTACACCCAGCAGGCCGTAGGTGATCGCCAGCCCCAGCGCAGCCAACAGCAAAATCGAGCCCAGAGAAAGCCCCATAAATGCCTGGCCGAGGATATCCCCCAGCATCTGGCGACGTTCGATTTGGTGCAGCCCGTCAACCGCCGCCTGACGCACGTTGGCATCCGGCTCTGAGCCAGCATCGGTTAAAGGTTTGAGCAACGCTTCTGTGTCCGGGTCAGCGGACTTGCCGAGTAGCTTAACCGCCTCCAGGCGCACGGCGGCCTGCGGGCTGGTCAGCTCAAGACGAGCGGCGGCCAGTTCAAGCGCGTCCCGCACGCCTTGTTCTTTTTCTGCGCTAATCCGCTTTTGTAAGACGGGCAGCAACTCCGGTGGAGCCTCTTTCTGCAAGGCTTTTGCGGCATTCAAACGAGTGGTGACGTTGTCACTTATTAATTGATGACTGGCCAGCGCCCCGGCGACTAAAACGCGCAGTCGGTTGGTTAAACGGAGTTTTTTGGTTTCGCCTTGTGGCCGGGCTTCGTCGCCCAACGCCGTCAGCGTGGCACCGGTCTGGTTGAAAGCAGAATGTCCGTCGGTGACCAGCGTTTCCTGCTGCAGCGCATTGAGCAGCGGTAAACGCGCGGGATCGGGTGCCAACGTCCAGCTTTGCAGCAGGTCAGCCTGCGCCGTGCGGTTTGCCGCCGCAAACGTTTCTGCATCCCCGGCGGCGGCAAGCCCCGGTAATAAAGCGGCCACAACCAGCAGCAGCCGGGCCAGTGTTGCTAATGTCATGGCGTTCTCCTGAATGGTTTTACCCTGTTGCCCCTCACCCTAACCCTCTCCCCACAGGGGAGAGGGAACTGGATCGAGCATAGCTCTGCGCTTTTCTTCCTCTCCCTTCCAGGCAAGGCTTTCTCCTGTTGCCCCTCACCCTAACCCTCTCCCCAAGGGGGAGAGGGAACTGGATCGAGCATAGCCCTGTACTTATCTCCCTCTCCCTTTCAGAGAGGGCTTTCCCTCTTTCTCCCTCTCCCTTCCAGGGAGAGGGCCGGGGTGAGGGTAAATGCACCGAGGGGCGAACATCAGTTGCTGGCGGTCTTCACCGGCAGATCCGATTTCTTATCATTCCCCGGAATAAACGGGCTCCACGGCTGAGCGCGCACAGGTTT
Coding sequences within:
- the eamA gene encoding O-acetylserine/cysteine exporter, which translates into the protein MTRKDGLLALLVVVIWGVNFVVIKLGLHNMPPLMLAGLRFLLVAFPALLFVARPKLPFRLLAAYALTISFGQFAFLFTAIKFGMPAGLASLVLQSQAFFTIILGTFFFGERLQAKQLAGITLAVFGVLVLIEGSFEGQHVALLGFMLTLAAGMSWAFGNIFNKMIMQHEQRPAIMSLIVWSALIPVLPFFAASWLLDGPATMLQSLVNIDTTTILSLIYLAFISTIVGYGIWGTLLGRYETWRVAPLSLLVPVVGMASAALLLDEKLTVMQLLGAVLIMGGLYINVFGLRFGRSVKRASS
- a CDS encoding MFS transporter, which gives rise to MTALRNLFAGKQLATTVLLISSLLLTIGRGLTLPFMTIYLSREYHMALQDIGLAITVALVAGVIFSLWFGILADKFDKKKAMLLAIVIFLGGFAVIPLVHNAGLVVLFYSIINCSYTVFSVVVKAWFSETLDISLKPKIFSLNYTFVNVGWTVGPPIGTFVVMYSTNLPFWLSAMTALLPILMIARYVQSLPVSPRATEVEDKVLPSPRMMLRDKQLMWFTTSAFLGSMVYGAFAGCLSQYAIVIGDTGLAEKVVSVVLSVNAIVVVAFQYFLGKNIRPDNIKKMMFYGTLFFVCGLGGFMISGTNLWLWGLSSLVFTIGELIYAPGEYMLIDNIAPSGLKSSYFAAQQLGWLGGACNPLVTGLLLSWLPPYMLFVVLMGTIVLAYYAIVIGMNTPPRQPITA
- a CDS encoding GNAT family N-acetyltransferase, translating into MSFTVNSFQQPIGLSLPDWQRRPLPERVTLNGQFCRLEPLSAAQHGAQLWQAWSQAEDARGWTYLSVGPFDNEADFLQYVAGAEQSPDAFHYAVVDSAGGRVLGSLSLMRIDPANGSIEVGFVVFSPLLQRTALATEAHFLLMKYAFEALGYRRYEWKCDSLNGPSRRAALRLGFRFEGVFRQMGIYKGRTRDTAWFSITDGEWPLVKSAFERWLAADNMANGVQRVGLAAIRDVLSRQKSEPARKVNVRLLTAGDRAQWQALWQGYLTFYDAQIGDSVTDLTWERMLDTHEPMWGFGAFDDQGTMLGFTHFLYHRSTWSATNYCYLEDLFAAPQTRGKGVGRALIEAVRQHAAANNSSRLYWHTHETNATAQTLYDKVAKKSGFIKYEKDV
- the urtE gene encoding urea ABC transporter ATP-binding subunit UrtE, translated to MLQVNELNQYYGGSHILRGVSFEVRVGEVTCLLGRNGVGKTTLLKSLMGLVPVKGGSITWQGKTITQRKPHQRVQAGIAYVPQGREIFPRLTVEENLLMGLSRFSGREAKAVPDEIYQLFPVLKEMKLRRGGDLSGGQQQQLAIGRALACKPQLLILDEPTEGIQPSIIKEIGQVIRLLAGRGDMAILLVEQFYDFAAELADQYLVMSRGEIVQRGEGSAMEQEGVRGLVAI
- the urtD gene encoding urea ABC transporter ATP-binding protein UrtD, with the translated sequence MQPAESLFTRQYPTDRFREQTDPVLALENINVNFDGFQALTNLSLNIGVGELRCVIGPNGAGKTTLMDVITGKTKPQSGKAFYDQSIDLMRLDPIEIAQKGIGRKFQKPTVFEALTVFENLEIAQKNEKSVWASLRAKLSGEQRDRIDDMLVTLRLAGERHRRAGLLSHGQKQFLEIGMLLVQEPHLLLLDEPAAGMTDAETEYTAELFRSLAGKHSLMVVEHDMGFVETIADHVTVLHQGQVLAEGSLREVQANEQVIEVYLGR